In the Afipia sp. GAS231 genome, CGACCGGCCGGAGTTTCAATACCCGGAATACCTCAACGCCGCGGTCGAGCTGACGGACCGCATTGTCGAGAAGGGCATGGGCGATCGCATTGCGCTGATCGGCAATGGCCGCCAGCGCACCTACAAGGAACTGGCCGACTGGTCGAACCGCCTGGCGCATGCGCTGGTGGAGAATTACGGCGTCAGGCCCGGCAACCGGGTGTTGATCCGTTCCGGCAACAATCCGGCGCTGGTTGCGGCATGGCTGGCGGCGACCAAGGCCGGCGCCGTCGTCGTCAACACCATGCCGATGCTGCGGGCCGGCGAACTGACAAAGATCATCGACAAGGCCGAGATCGCGCTGGCGCTGACCGACAGCCGTATCGCCGATGAACTGGTGGCCTGCGCCAAGACCAGCAAGTTTCTCAAGCAGGTGGTGAATTTCGACGGTACCTCGAACCACGACGCCGAACTCGACCGGGTCGCGCTGAACAAGCCGGTGCGGTTCGACGCCGTGAAGACCGGCCGCGACGATGTCGCCTTGCTTGGCTTCACCTCGGGCACCACGGGCGAGCCAAAGGCCACGATGCATTTCCACCGCGATCTCATGATCGTCGCCGATGGCTATGCGCGGGAAGTCCTCAACGTCACCGAGGATGATGTCTTCGTCGGCTCGCCGCCGCTGGCCTTTACGTTCGGGCTCGGTGGTCTTGCGATCTTCCCGTTACGATATGGCGCCACCGCGACGCTGCTGGAAAATGCGTCGCCGCCCGAAATGGTCAAGATCATCGAGACCTACAAGGCCACGATCTGCTTTACCTCGCCGACCGCCTATCGCGCGATGATGGCGGCGATGGACAAGGGCGCCGATCTGTCGTCGTTGCGGCTCGCGGTCTCGGCCGGCGAGACCCTGCCGGCGCCGGTGTTCGACGCCTGGACCCGCCGGACCGGCAAGACGCTTCTCGACGGCATCGGCTCGACGGAGCTGCTGCACATTTTCATCACCAACCGCGTTGGCGACGCCATCGCCGGAACCACCGGCCATCCGGTCACGGGCTATGAGGCCAAAATCGTCGATGACGACATGAATGAATTGCCAGCGGGCACGGTCGGCAAGCTCGCGGTCCGCGGCCCGACCGGCTGCCGTTATCTCGCCGACTCCAGGCAATCGAACTATGTGCGCGACGGCTGGAATCTGACCGGCGATTCCTTTGTCAGCGACGCCAACGGCCGGCTGTCCTTTGTCGCGCGCTCGGACGACATGATCGTATCCTCGGGCTACAATATCGCAGGCCCCGAAATCGAAGCGGCGTTGCTGTCGCATCCCGCCGTGGCCGAATGCGGCGTCGTCGGCGCGCCGGACGAGGCGCGTGGCATGATCGTCAAGGCCT is a window encoding:
- a CDS encoding benzoate-CoA ligase family protein, with the translated sequence MSGRDPVLGPSGHVDDFARRNLPPSAQWPELRLDRPEFQYPEYLNAAVELTDRIVEKGMGDRIALIGNGRQRTYKELADWSNRLAHALVENYGVRPGNRVLIRSGNNPALVAAWLAATKAGAVVVNTMPMLRAGELTKIIDKAEIALALTDSRIADELVACAKTSKFLKQVVNFDGTSNHDAELDRVALNKPVRFDAVKTGRDDVALLGFTSGTTGEPKATMHFHRDLMIVADGYAREVLNVTEDDVFVGSPPLAFTFGLGGLAIFPLRYGATATLLENASPPEMVKIIETYKATICFTSPTAYRAMMAAMDKGADLSSLRLAVSAGETLPAPVFDAWTRRTGKTLLDGIGSTELLHIFITNRVGDAIAGTTGHPVTGYEAKIVDDDMNELPAGTVGKLAVRGPTGCRYLADSRQSNYVRDGWNLTGDSFVSDANGRLSFVARSDDMIVSSGYNIAGPEIEAALLSHPAVAECGVVGAPDEARGMIVKAYVVLAGGAEGDAALTAALQEHVKREIAPYKYPRAIEYVEALPKTETGKLRRFALRQMAAASAVSSSAAAE